In Dysidea avara chromosome 3, odDysAvar1.4, whole genome shotgun sequence, a single window of DNA contains:
- the LOC136251212 gene encoding arf-GAP with dual PH domain-containing protein 1-like, with the protein MSRVKALYGEANRSGIIAVSKKKGNHACSECGEFDPVWASVDQGVFVCINCSGVFRSFCRVKSVELDDWSEKEIEAMTSSGNSKVNEVLEASVPDCWVKPYPTCREVIRREWILAKYKRKEFIATRISQPYILGIKEGWLFKLRKQGTKWQQRWFVLDGKSLRMFYQSQDTTPKHNFPIERINVTLDVDAEKPNSMQIMARMGGKTRNVFVYAETGSELIEWYCAIRSAKQKILKEKHPDWLSDKIKDHLSHDFVKCGYVRKTPSGTIKFQKRWFTLENDRLCYYEGTLDANPLGEIMLGSTAEGYSIEETVNHGEFAFVLHTPKRIFPLVPVPENATEKAEWVMALQQIIQQPPESPSSPSMRGSTYELDLL; encoded by the exons ATGTCTCGCGTCAAAG CTCTTTACGGTGAAGCAAATAGATCAGGAATAATCGCTGTAAGCAAGAAGAAAGGAAACCACGCTTGCTCAGAATGTGGAGAATTTG ATCCAGTGTGGGCTAGTGTCGACCAGGGAGTGTTCGTGTGCATAAACTGTAGTGGTGTATTTCGATCATTTTGTCGAGTGAAATCTGTCGAACTGGACGACTGGTCAGAGAAGGAAATCGAG GCCATGACTAGTAGTGGCAATAGTAAAGTGAACGAAGTGCTCGAGGCATCCGTACCTGATTGCTGGGTGAAGCCTTACCCCACTTGTAGAGA AGTAATACGGAGAGAATGGATACTGGCCAAATATAAGAGGAAGGAATTTATAGCTACCAGGATTTCTCAACCTTATATATTAG GCATTAAAGAAGGATGGCTTTTTAAGTTAAGGAAACAAGGAACAAAATGGCAACAGAGATGGTTTGTGTTAGATGGAAAATCACTTCGAATGTTCTACCAAAGTCAG GATACTACACCCAAACACAATTTTCCTATTGAGCGGATTAATGTTACGTTAGATGTAGATGCGGAGAAGCCAAATTCAATGCAGATTATGGCTAGAATGGGAGGCAAAACTCGAAATGTATTTGTATATGCAGAAACTGGATCG GAGTTGATAGAGTGGTACTGTGCCATAAGGTCAGCTAAACAGAAGATTTTGAAGGAAAAGCACCCAGATTGGCTGTCTGATAAG ATCAAGGATCATTTATCACATGATTTTGTCAAATGTGGATACGTTAGAAAGACGCCTTCTGGTACAATTAAATTTCAAAAAAGGTGGTTCACATTGGAGAATGATCGACTGTGTTATTATGAAGGAACACTG GATGCCAATCCACTTGGTGAAATTATGCTGGGATCGACTGCAGAGGGCTACTCTATAGAGGAAACTGTTAATCACGGAGAATTTGCTTTTGTACTGCACACGCCAAAGAGGATTTTCCCGTTGGTTCCTGTTCCTGAAAATGCTACGGAGAAGGCAGAGTGGGTCATGGCACTACAACAAATAATCCAACAACCACCAGAAAGTCCATCCTCCCCATCAATGAGAGGATCTACTTATGAACTTGATCTACTTTAA
- the LOC136251215 gene encoding arf-GAP with dual PH domain-containing protein 1-like yields the protein MSIRASVTSDKANKDIDLLVNQEGNSTCSECGKEEPTWASLEYGVFICVHCSGVFRALSNSNLKAIRLEDWDDVGVQIMKDNGNIKSNAVYEKEIPDCWVKPSPDSCLLLREQWIYAKYQRKEFTEARNALPSYLTGEKAGMLFKLKKQGDKWQPRWFILDKTTLSMFLNREDKAPRHEIPVLQLNAIINGNFGRMNSMQLITRMDGRTRNIFVYAENGREIIEWYCGIRAAKKHVIESKDPGIPRQVILQELSEDFVKTGYLLKTPPGTMKFQKRYFVLDSHRLMYFNSSMDATPLGEIILGTIADKFTIDEESLAGEYSFTLHTPFRDFPLIAESQEEKGQWVKAFKLVFEHIIDTVPMSPRARCSTYELELQYSS from the exons ATGTCAATCCGAG CTAGCGTCACCAGCGATAAAGCCAACAAGGACATAGATCTATTGGTCAACCAGGAGGGAAACTCCACTTGCTCAGAGTGCGGAAAAGAAG AACCTACTTGGGCTTCTCTGGAATATGGCGTGTTTATCTGCGTACACTGCAGCGGAGTATTCCGCGCTCTGTCTAATTCTAACTTGAAAGCAATCAGATTGGAAGACTGGGACGATGTTGGCGTTcag ATAATGAAGGATAATGGGAACATCAAGTCAAACGCTGTCTATGAGAAGGAAATACCAGATTGTTGGGTCAAGCCGTCTCCAGACAGCTGTCT CTTGTTACGAGAACAGTGGATCTATGCCAaatatcaaaggaaagaatttACAGAAGCTCGGAATGCTTTACCATCTTATCTGACAG GTGAGAAAGCTGGCATGCTTTTTAAGCTAAAGAAACAAGGAGACAAATGGCAACCGCGATGGTTTATTTTGGACAAAACTACCTTGAGTATGTTCCTAAACAGAGAG GACAAAGCTCCGAGACATGAGATACCAGTTTTACAGTTGAATGCAATAATCAATGGAAATTTTGGTCGCATGAACTCTATGCAGCTTATAACTCGAATGGATGGGAGGACTAGAAACATATTTGTCTATGCCGAGAATGGAAGG GAAATCATTGAATGGTACTGTGGAATTAGAGCTGCCAAGAAACATGTTATAGAATCAAAAGACCCTGGAATACCAAGACAAGTA ATTTTACAGGAACTTTCTGAAGACTTTGTGAAGACTGGATACTTGCTTAAGACTCCACCAGGAACTATGAAA TTTCAGAAACGATATTTTGTCCTGGACAGTCACAGACTAATGTACTTCAACAGTTCAATG GATGCCACTCCATTGGGTGAGATCATATTAGGGACAATAGCTGATAAATTCACCATCGATGAGGAGTCTCTTGCTGGGGAGTACTCATTCACTCTACACACACCATTCCGAGATTTTCCACTGATTGCAGAGAGCCAAGAGGAGAAGGGACAATGGGTGAAAGCATTCAAACTAGTGTTTGAACACATCATTGATACTGTCCCCATGTCCCCACGTGCTCGATGCTCCACCTATGAACTGGAACTTCAATACAGCTCTTAG
- the LOC136251213 gene encoding arf-GAP with dual PH domain-containing protein 1-like — MSEINKREVLELMRQNGNGYCADCGKKDPDWAAITFGAFVCWDCSGIHRSLGAHISKIKSVQLDDWKDADVQVMKDNGNTAVNKRLEESVPVCWKKPVPTDSLVCREQWIRAKYERKEFVHATNGAVERSYVSGKRKGFLHKRKKDSNSWNSRYFLLDGETLRYYRKLEDPKPKECIPLLDLNITLNGVSGRPNGMQMTALVKGKTRNYFVFADTGQEMIEWFCAIRQARLQLLKMRYPRMPDIEIHSRLSRDFHRHGYLLKTPPLSKAHKKKAPFQKRWFVLDHRRLMYFIDPMDASPLGEILLGSEVEGFRLLDHGSKELSGGEFCFTLITPVRPYDLIPVPETAEEKQLWMAALQKAIEDCGKHSELPHSNTGTTYEMD, encoded by the exons ATGTCTGAAATCAATAAAAGAGAAGTACTCGAGTTAATGAGGCAGAATGGCAACGGTTATTGTGCCGACTGCGGTAAGAAAG ACCCAGACTGGGCCGCCATTACATTCGGAGCATTCGTGTGCTGGGATTGTAGCGGCATACATCGAAGCCTTGGCGCCCACATATCAAAGATAAAATCTGTTCAATTAGACGATTGGAAAGATGCTGACGtacag GTAATGAAGGATAATGGCAACACTGCAGTTAACAAACGTTTAGAGGAGTCAGTTCCAGTATGTTGGAAGAAGCCAGTGCCAACAGACAGCCT GGTGTGCAGAGAGCAGTGGATTAGAGCTAAATATGAACGTAAAGAATTTGTGCATGCCACAAATGGTGCAGTTGAAAGGTCTTATGTATCAG GTAAACGGAAAGGTTTTCTACACAAACGTAAAAAGGACAGCAACAGTTGGAACAGCAGGTATTTCCTATTGGATGGGGAAACATTACGATATTACAGAAAACTAGAG GATCCAAAGCCTAAAGAGTGTATACCTCTATTAGACCTCAATATAACATTAAACGGTGTATCAGGTAGACCTAACGGTATGCAGATGACTGCATTAGTCAAAGGGAAGACAcgtaattattttgtatttgcAGATACTGGACAG GAAATGATTGAGTGGTTTTGTGCTATCCGTCAAGCTAGACTACAATTGTTAAAGATGAGATATCCTCGTATGCCTGACATTGAG ATTCACTCAAGACTTTCACGAGACTTCCACAGACATGGTTATTTGTTGAAGACACCTCCACTCAGTAAAGCTCACAAGAAG AAAGCACCATTTCAGAAACGATGGTTTGTATTAGACCATAGAAGATTAATGTATTTCATTGATCCTATG GATGCTTCTCCACTTGGCGAGATCCTTCTTGGCAGTGAAGTAGAAGGTTTTCGCTTGCTAGATCATGGCAGCAAGGAGCTGTCTGGTGGGGAGTTTTGTTTCACTCTAATTACTCCAGTTCGACCATACGATCTTATACCAGTCCCCGAGACTGCAGAAGAAAAGCAGTTGTGGATGGCTGCACTTCAAAAGGCCATTGAGGACTGTGGAAAGCATTCAGAATTGCCCCATTCGAACACAGGAACTACCTATGAAATGGATTAG
- the LOC136251218 gene encoding N-acetyltransferase 9-like protein translates to MYRKKEYTLGGDKVVLVPYCPEHVPKYHSWMQSEELREQTASERLTLQEEYEMQQKWISDDDKSTFIVLSKQLYEDVSTSEIDSMVGDVNLFFNDSSDVTLAEVEVMVAEPSVRRQGLASEAVLLMMLYATEELNINKFRVKILENNTASLHLFQTKLNFTEVGRNAVFHEVVLELCAVTAASIKDKMTAVGLKNNQLNWKLYSPKPSHCDNI, encoded by the exons ATGTATCGTAAAAAGGAGTATACGTTAGGAGGGGATAAGGTGGTACTTGTGCCATATTGTCCGGAACATGTGCCAAA GTACCATAGTTGGATGCAGAGCGAGGAACTTCGCGAACAGACCGCCTCGGAGCGGCTAACTCTGCAGGAGGAATATGAGATGCAACAGAAATGGATATCGGATGATGACA AGTCCACATTCATTGTGCTAAGCAAGCAACTATATGAAGATGTTTCAACCAGTGAAATTG ACAGCATGGTTGGTGATGTGAACTTATTCTTCAATGATTCTAGTGATGTTACATTAGCTGAGGTAGAAGTGATGGTTGCAG AGCCATCTGTCAGAAGACAAGGGCTAGCTAGTGAAGCAGTCCTGCTAATGATGCTTTATG CAACTGAAGAACTCAATATTAACAAGTTTAGAGTTAAGATCCTGGAGAACAACACTGCAAGTCTTCATCTCTTTCAAACTAAATTAAATTTCACTGAG GTGGGCCGTAATGCAGTGTTTCATGAAGTAGTCCTGGAGCTCTGTGCGGTGACGGCAGCTTCAATCAAGGACAAGATGACAGCTGTTGGTTTGAAGAACAATCAACTAAACTGGAAATTGTATTCACCAAAACCAAGTCATTGTGACAACATATAG